In the Streptomyces fradiae ATCC 10745 = DSM 40063 genome, CCCGGAGTGGCGCGAGGAGGTCCCCGTACGGGTCGAGTCGATCCCGGTACGGCGCGAGGGCCGCGTCCTCGGCGTGATCGCCCGCAACACCAACCTGCTCACGGTCCGCACCCCCTCCCGGCTGGAGCTCACCTACCTCCAGTCCGCGTCCGACCTGGCCCAGATGATCGCGGCCGGGGCCTTCCCGTTCCCCGAGCAGCAGGTCGACATGGACGCCTCGCCGCGCGCCGGCGACGGGCTGATCCGCCTGGACGCCGACGGCTTCGTCCAGTACGCCTCGCCGAACGCCCTCTCCGCGTACCACCGCCTCGGCCTCGCCGCCGACCTGGTGGGCCAGCACCTCGGCCAGATCACCGCCGAACTGGCGCCCTCCCGCGGCCCGGTCGACGAGGCCCTGGTCAAACTGGCCTCCGGCTACGCCCCGCGCGAGACGGAGGTCGAGGGCAACGGCGGCGTCATCCAGCTGCGGGCGATCCCCCTCAAGCCGAAGGGCACCCGCATCGGCTCCCTGGTCCTGCTGCGCGACGTGACGGAACTGCGCCGCCGCGAGCGCGAGTTGATCACCAAGGACGCCACCATCCGGGAGATCCACCACCGGGTGAAGAACAACCTCCAGACGGTCGCCGCGCTGCTGCGGCTCCAGGCCCGCCGCATGGACTCCGACCGGGGCCGCGAGGCGCTGAACGAGGCGGTCCGCCGGGTCGGCTCGATCGCCATCGTCCACGAGACCCTGTCGCAGAACCTGGACGAGCGCGTCGAGTTCGACGACATCGCCGACCGGGTGATCTCGATGGTGGCGGAGATCTCGCCGGGCAAGGTGGCCTGCCGCCGGAGCGGCCGCTTCGGCATCCTCGACGCCGAGGTCGCCACGCCCCTGTCGATGGTGCTCACCGAGATCCTGCAGAACGCCCTGGAGCACGCCTTCGCCCCGGCCGAGCGGGGGACGGTGGAGGTCACGGCCGTCCGGGGCGAGGGGCGCGAGGCCCGGCTGCTGATCACCGTGCAGGACGACGGCCGCGGACTGCCCGAGGGCTTCGACCCCCAGCGCACCGGGAACCTCGGGCTGCAGATCGTACGGACCCTGGTGGAGGGGGAGTTGGGCGGCTCGTTCGACATGCGCCCGGCGCCGGAGCGGGGCACGCGCGTGGTGCTCGACCTCCCGGTCCGCACCCGGCGGTAGCACCCCCGGCGCCCCGCCCGGCCGGCGCCCCGGCTCACGGGCTCGCCCCCGGGCGGCGCCGCACACGGCAGCGAGCCCCGGACCGTTTCGCACGGTCCGGGGCTCGAACGCTGTGGGTTACTGCTGCGCGCTGCTACTCGTGGAGGCGCGGTGGCGGTGCTCAGGCGCTGGCGTTACGCGCCCGGTTACGGGCGGCGCGGCGCTTCATCGCGCGGCGCTCGTCCTCGCTGAGGCCACCCCAGACGCCGGAGTCCTGGCCGGACTCGAGCGCCCACTGCAGGCACTGCTCCATCACGGGGCAGCGACGGCAGACGGCCTTGGCTTCCTCGATCTGCAGCAGCGCAGGACCGGTGTTGCCGATGGGGAAGAACAGCTCGGGGTCTTCCTCACGACAAACGGCGTTGTGACGCCAGTCCATGGCTGCTACCTCTCCTTGGTGTTGCATGCAAGTTGCTTGTGAATGTGAACGCTTTCACGAATCCCCCCGCAAGGGAAGGGCCGACGGCCAGACGAGCTGGTGTGGTCCTGGTTTGAGGAGGGGTTCTGGCTTTCGCTGGAGGCCGGTGCTGCGGGCCGTCCCGATCGCCACGTAGAGATTCGCAAACCTCGGCGGCGGATACAACCCCTTCCGGAAAGTTTTTTACGATTCCTCGGTGTCGGCTGCGTCACAGCCGTACTTCTATGGGGTGGATCCCAGTCCGTACGTTCGAGATAAAGGGCCAAGGGCCCTTCCACTCACACAATCACACCCAGTGCACGGCGAACGCCTGTGAACGTCACGCTCGTACGGAGCCCCAGGTGGTCACCGTCCATCTGAAACGGCAGTGGAACCTTGGAATGCAAGGTGAAGTCGATCAGGTCGTGCAGGGAGACGGCGTGCCTGCCCCGCGGGCCCCGCTCCGGGCTCGACGTCAGCAGCTGCGTGCCGTACCGGGCGACGGCCGGGCCCGACAGCCGGGACAGCCCCAGCACGTCGAGCCCCTTGTCGAAGGACGCCTCGGGCGAGGCGTACACCGGCTTGTTCCCCAGGTACGTCCACGGGGACGTGTTGCAGACTATCGACAGGACCAGCTCCCGGACCGGGTCGTGGCCCGGCCGCTCCAGGGTGATCGTGCCGTGCCGCCGGTGCGGGTCCACCAGGAGCTGGCGGACGACCTGGCGCAGGTACAGCGCGTGCGTCGACCGCTTTCCGCGCTCCCGCTGCTGCTCGACCCGGCCGATGACACCCGCGTCGAACCCGAGCCCCGCGCAGAAGGTGAACCAGCGGGCCGGCGCCGCCTCGTCCTCCGTGCCCGGCGTGCCCGCCGCCAGGCCCAGCCCGACCGTCCGGCTCCGCTCCTCGCGCAGGGCGTCCAGGATCACGCCGGTCGCCTCCACGGCGTCGTTCGGCAGGCCGAGCGCGCGGGCGAAGACGTTCGTGGAGCCGCCCGGCACCACCGCCAGGCGCGGCAGCCGGTCCGGGTCGGGACCGGCGTGGAGCAGGCCGTTGACGACCTCGTTGACCGTGCCGTCGCCGCCGAGCGCCACGACCAGGTCCACGTCCCCCGCGTCGGCCGCCCGCCGGGCCAGGTCGCGCCCGTGGCCCCGGTACTCCGTGGTCACCGCGTCCAGCTTCATCTCGCTGGCCAGCGCGTGGATCAGCACGTCACGGGTGCGGGCACTCGTGGTGGTGGCTGCCGGGTTGACCACGAGGAGTGCGCGCATGCCCGCCAGATTACCTACCGCGCGGTACCCGGGCCCAGGCGCCGGGGGTACGACCCCCCACCCGCGCCCCGGACCGGGGCCCTGGTCACCGCGCCCGGACCGGGGCCCTGGTCGCCGGGCCCGGACCGGGGCGCCGCCCCCACCTCCCGGACCGGGGCGCCGCCCCGCCCACCGCGCCCCCGAGGGGGCCGGGCGCGGCGGCTACCCTTGCCGGGGTGAGCAGCAGCGAACAGAACCCCGCCCCCACGCCGCGCCCCGCCCGTGTGACGGCGGCCGCCGCGGTGGCCGGACTCCAGGCGCTCGCCCTCTTCGCGGGGGGTGTGTACGTCCTGGTCAACACCCTGACCGGTACGCCCGACGGCTTCACCCAGGCCCTCACGGGCGGCGCGACCCTGATCGCGCTGGGCCTCATCCCGCTGCTCGCGGCGCGGGGCCTGCTGGGCTGCCGCAGCTGGAGCCGCGGCCCCGCGATCATCACGCAGCTCATGGCGCTCCCGGTCGCGTACACGCTCCTGACGGGCGTGGGCGCGGCGATCCCGGCGGGCATCGCGCTGGCCGCGGCGGCGGTGACGGGGCTGGTGCTGCTGGTCCACCCCACCACCACCAGGGCGCTCGGCATCGGCCGCCCCGCGCCGTGACGCGGGGGTCCCTCCGGCGGCGGCTGTGACGGGACGTGATCGGCGAGCACCGTACGTACGGGAGGCCGCGCTCAGCCGAGCCCTCGTCCGGGGCCCGGCCTACTCCTCCACCAGCAGCCGCTCGCGGAGCTGCGCCAGGGTGCGGGCCAGCAGCCGGGAGACGTGCATCTGGGAGATGCCCACCTCCTGCGCGATCTGCGACTGCGTCATGTTCCCGAAGAACCGCAGCAGCAGGATCCGCTTCTCCCGCGGCGGCAGGCCCTCCAGCAGCGGCTTCAGCGACTCCCGGTACTCGACGCCCTCCAGCGCCTCGTCCTCCGCGCCCAGCGTGTCCGCGACGGCCGGCGACTCGTCGTCCGTGTCCGGCACGTCCAGCGACAGCGTCGAGTACGCGTTGGCCGATTCCAGGCCCTCCAGGACCTCCTCCTCGGAGATCCCGAGCTTCTCCGCCAGCTCGTGCACGGTCGGTGACCGTCCGTGCAGCTGGGACAGCTCCGCCGTCGCCGACGTCAGCGACAGCCGCAGCTCCTGGAGCCGCCGGGGCACCCGGACCGCCCAGCCCTTGTCGCGGAAGTGCCGCTTGATCTCGCCGACGACGGTCGGCGTCGCGTACGTCGAGAACTCGACGCCCCGCTCCGGGTCGAACCGGTCGACCGACTTGATCAGGCCGATCGTCGCGACCTGGGTCAGGTCGTCCAGCGGCTCGCCCCGGTTGCGGAACCG is a window encoding:
- a CDS encoding diacylglycerol/lipid kinase family protein, encoding MRALLVVNPAATTTSARTRDVLIHALASEMKLDAVTTEYRGHGRDLARRAADAGDVDLVVALGGDGTVNEVVNGLLHAGPDPDRLPRLAVVPGGSTNVFARALGLPNDAVEATGVILDALREERSRTVGLGLAAGTPGTEDEAAPARWFTFCAGLGFDAGVIGRVEQQRERGKRSTHALYLRQVVRQLLVDPHRRHGTITLERPGHDPVRELVLSIVCNTSPWTYLGNKPVYASPEASFDKGLDVLGLSRLSGPAVARYGTQLLTSSPERGPRGRHAVSLHDLIDFTLHSKVPLPFQMDGDHLGLRTSVTFTGVRRALGVIV
- a CDS encoding RNA polymerase sigma factor SigF, which produces MRDGDGPVRNEERGPRAAGAAEDVAGIPEQQARPHPVDGPADGRAEAPERARVERAARMSGNDDEQRGGSRRPDPQDRSGARAMFVRLRSLPDGSPERAELRNQLVRMHLPLVEHLARRFRNRGEPLDDLTQVATIGLIKSVDRFDPERGVEFSTYATPTVVGEIKRHFRDKGWAVRVPRRLQELRLSLTSATAELSQLHGRSPTVHELAEKLGISEEEVLEGLESANAYSTLSLDVPDTDDESPAVADTLGAEDEALEGVEYRESLKPLLEGLPPREKRILLLRFFGNMTQSQIAQEVGISQMHVSRLLARTLAQLRERLLVEE
- a CDS encoding sensor histidine kinase; the protein is MNDLVRQHTALGESDLEWLHLLVSEWQLLSDLSFADLVLWVPTRDGTRYVSVAQMRPNTGPTSYQDDMVGHLVPRGRRPLLDAALDEGRIVREGDPEWREEVPVRVESIPVRREGRVLGVIARNTNLLTVRTPSRLELTYLQSASDLAQMIAAGAFPFPEQQVDMDASPRAGDGLIRLDADGFVQYASPNALSAYHRLGLAADLVGQHLGQITAELAPSRGPVDEALVKLASGYAPRETEVEGNGGVIQLRAIPLKPKGTRIGSLVLLRDVTELRRRERELITKDATIREIHHRVKNNLQTVAALLRLQARRMDSDRGREALNEAVRRVGSIAIVHETLSQNLDERVEFDDIADRVISMVAEISPGKVACRRSGRFGILDAEVATPLSMVLTEILQNALEHAFAPAERGTVEVTAVRGEGREARLLITVQDDGRGLPEGFDPQRTGNLGLQIVRTLVEGELGGSFDMRPAPERGTRVVLDLPVRTRR
- a CDS encoding WhiB family transcriptional regulator; this translates as MDWRHNAVCREEDPELFFPIGNTGPALLQIEEAKAVCRRCPVMEQCLQWALESGQDSGVWGGLSEDERRAMKRRAARNRARNASA